Proteins encoded by one window of Anoplopoma fimbria isolate UVic2021 breed Golden Eagle Sablefish chromosome 23, Afim_UVic_2022, whole genome shotgun sequence:
- the dcp1b gene encoding mRNA-decapping enzyme 1B has product MTATSAGSSSCLPAKGLDISLAALQRQDPYINNIVDVASQVALYTYNNRANEWEKTEVEGTLFIYTRLASPRHGFTIMNRLSMENLTEPITKDLDFQLQHPFLLYRNARLVIHGIWFYDKEDCQRIAQRMKILTQQEQALSQSQGGWLSPGVRGGGGGGVVGGVVGGVVGGGGGGGVLGGILGGLVGGVGVGGGGGGEAKAVDIIQMLTKARTEYDKSASEPKEIGGSSVLYGNPNLIKPIPVKPNTQDSESAQPKPLSLATLFGSQPQHQHSSKPDPVALMAAPETGPSTGRVMRPPVARSLKYDDTVNSSGSVTSKGGNVAVVGCSDGVRRAVIGGQTVVEHVGNAVVGLLPSPDVVHHQQQQQQQQQNQPQHCPAIQKLMQGQRGVGVVGGVLQTLSESPENRLCDNGVPLEHHHHHHHLYHHHQQQQQQQHLLHHHHHSSSSSSSSSSISFTIIITQQQQQQQQQQQQLLQADPIKRLFQTQPPPPSSNLPPLQQNLHLSSQPVLVDAVTCSHLQAQQSQQLFYSLAKSQTEAQHSIQSASTIQGTGLLPSQVTNNQVLQPLQGPSSQIPGVVSPHELLQKLQLVQQEQSLASHDSPRLCPGLAPRFLGPTQSQGAGSVVGLVSNQTTAAGQKAALQFQVISPSGYQPLWPPTCSSLPVCSPKQRPVAGCQRLPRRPALPPRPSPDPRCRRRSESCPDASFKPH; this is encoded by the exons ATGACAGCGACTTCTGCAGGGAGCAGCAGCTGTCTCCCGGCTAAAGGACTGGACATCAGCCTGGCCGCCCTGCAGAGACAGGACCCGTACATCAATAACATCGTGGACGTGGCCAGTCAGGTTGCCCTGTATACTTATAACAACAGGGCAAATGAGTGG gagAAGACTGAAGTGGAAGGCACCCTTTTTATCTACACAAG ACTGGCGTCTCCGAGACATGGTTTCACCATTATGAACAGACTCAGTATGGAGAACTTGACGGAGCCAATCACCAAAGACTTGGACTTCCAGCTCCAGCACCCCTTCCTGCTTTACCGCAATGCGCGAT TGGTTATCCATGGCATTTGGTTCTATGATAAGGAGGACTGTCAACGCattgcccagaggatgaagat tctaaCCCAGCAGGAGCAGGCCCTGTCTCAGTCGCAGGGTGGATGGTTGTCCCCAggagtaagaggaggaggaggaggaggagtagttGGAGGAGTAGTTGGAGGAGtagttggaggaggaggtggtggaggagttCTTGGGGGAATACTTGGAGGACTAGTTGGAGGAGTAGGAgtaggaggaggtggaggaggtgaagcgAAGGCAGTGGACATCATCCAGATGTTGACCAAAGCCCGCACAGAGTATGACAAG TCTGCGTCTGAGCCAAAGGAGATTGGTGGCAGCAGTGTTCTTTATGGAAACCCCAACCTGATCAAACCAATACCTGTTAAACCGAACACACAG GACAGTGAAAGTGCTCAACCCAAGCCTCTCTCCCTGGCCACTCTTTTTGGCTCTCAACCTCAACACCAGCACTCATCCAAACCTGACCCAGTCGCTCTTATGGCTGCCCCCGAGACTGGGCCATCGACGGGACGGGTCATGCGCCCACCTGTAGCCCGTTCACTGAAATACGACGATACAGTGAACTCGAGCGGAAGTGTGACCTCCAAGGGAGGCAACGTGGCCGTGGTCGGGTGTTCAGATGGAGTGCGCAGGGCTGTGATTGGAGGACAAACAGTCGTGGAACACGTTGGAAATGCTGTTGTGGGCTTGCTGCCGAGTCCCGATGTTgtccaccaccagcagcagcagcagcagcagcagcagaaccagcCTCAGCACTGCCCGGCCATCCAGAAACTCAtgcagggacagagaggagtcGGGGTGGTTGGAGGTGTCCTTCAGACCTTGTCCGAGTCCCCAGAGAACAGGCTGTGTGACAACGGGGTGCCGCTGGagcatcaccaccaccatcaccatctgtaccatcatcatcagcagcagcagcagcagcagcatctccttcaccatcatcatcacagcagcagcagcagcagcagcagcagcagcatctccttcaccatcatcatcacacagcagcagcagcagcagcagcagcagcagcagcagctcctccaggcTGACCCAATCAAGAGACTTTTCCAAACCCagccacctcctccctcctccaacctgcctcctctgcagcagaacctccatctctcctctcagccCGTACTGGTGGATGCTGTGACATGTTCCCACCTTCAAGCACAACAAAGCCAGCAGCTGTTTTACAGCCTAGCGAAATCTCAAACAGAGGCACAGCACAGCATCCAGTCAGCTTCAACTATACAGGGAACAG GTTTGCTGCCATCTCAGGTGACCAATAACCAAGTCCTTCAACCTTTACAAG GTCCGTCTTCCCAGATTCCTGGTGTGGTGTCGCCTCATGAGCTCCTGCAAAAGCTCCAGCTGGTCCAGCAAGAGCAAAGCCTGGCTTCCCATGATTCCCCTCGGCTCTGTCCAGGACTGGCCCCTCGATTCTTGGGGCCCACTCAAAGTCAAGGTGCAGGCTCAGTTGTGGGACTGGTCTCAAACCAGACCACAGCAGCGGGTCAAAAGGCAGCGCTGCAGTTTCAG GTCATCTCCCCCAGCGGATACCAGCCACTGTGGCCCCCAACATGCTCCTCTCTCCCAGTGTGTTCACCCAAGCAAAGACCAGTGGCAGGTTGTCAGCGGTTGCCCAGGAGACCAGCCCTGCCCCCTCGACCCAGTCCAGACCCCCGCTGCAGGCGGAGATCAGAGTCCTGTCCAGATGCCAGCTTCAAGCCACACTGA